GCCAGTGGAGGCACGGTCGCGGGCGGGGCGATCCCCGCCCTGGACCGGCAGGGCGCCGCGATCACTCCGCAGATCCTGATCATGCGAATGCTCGACGCCTGCAACGTCACTCCACCCCCCAGCTCGCGCCGTTGATGGCCTGGTCGTGGGACGACAACCGCGCCGGCTGAGGCGCCCCGCTCGGCGGTGCTATCGGCGGCCCTGACATACCGGCCTGCACCGCCCCGAACGGTTGACCGACGCGGCCGGACTGCCGCCGACCTACATCGAGGCCGGTCAGCTGGACATCTTCCACGACGAGGACCTCATTTACGCCCTGCGCCTGAGCCAGGCCGGCGGCCCGTCGAGTTCCACCTCTCGCCCGGGCGTAGCGCCCGAGTTCGAGTCGATCCCGTACGCCTCCGACGCATTCGCGGGCGTCATGACCGACCGGGTCCGCGTCCTCGCCTCCTGTGACCACACATACGGCCCTGGCCGCAGCCCGTCCCATTCCCCCCACTCCCCATTCTTCGAGGAAGCAGCAATGACCACCGCATTCGACCCGATCGACCTGAGCGGCAAGGCGCTGGCCAACCGCATCGCTATGGCGCCGATGACCCGCAACCGCGCCCATGCCACGGCGGCCACCGCGACGGAGCTGATGGCGACCTATTACGCCCAGCGTGCAAGCGCCGGCCTGATCATCACCGAGGGAATCCAGCCGTCGGCGGCAGGCCAGGCGTACCCCAGCACCCCTGGCCTGCACTCCGCCCAGCAGGTCGATGCCTGGCGGAAGGTGACCGATGCCGTCCACGCTGAGGGCGGCACGATCTTCGCGCAGCTGATGCATGGCGGCCGACTCGGCCACCCCAGCCTGCTGCCCGACGGACTCGTCCCCGTCGGCGCCTCCTCCGTCACAGCGGCGGGCAAGGTGTTCACCCCCCAGGGCCTCCAGGACTTCGTCACGCCGAAGGAACTGGACCAGGACGACATCACCCGGACGATCGCCGACTACGCCGACGCGGCGCGCAACGCGATCGCCGCTGGTTTCGATGGGGTGGAGCTCCACGGGGCGAACGGCTACCTGATCCACCAGTTCCTCGCTCCCAACACCAATGTGCGCACCGACTACTGGGGAGGCGGGGCCGCGGGCCGGGTGCGCTTCGGCGTCGAGGTCGCCACGGCCGTCGCGGAGGCTATCGGCGGGCACCGGACCGGCTTCCGTATCTCCCCCGGCAACCCCAGCAACGACATCGCCGAGACCGACCCGGCGGACGTGCTGGAGACCTACACCGCCTTGATTGCCGGTCTCGCCCCGTTGGACCTCGCTTACCTGCACCTGCTCGAGGGTCCGGACCGCGACCTGACTGCACGGCTGCGCAAGGACTGGCCGACGACATTCATCCTCAACCCCTTCACCTACCCCGAGCCCACCGGCCCCGGCGCTCTCGCCCAGATCGAGGACGGCGCCGCGGACATGATCGCCTTCGGCGCGCTGTTCCTGGCCAACCCCGACCTGCCCGCCCGTATCGCGGCCGGCGGCCCCTACAACACCCCCGACACGGCCACGTTCTACGGCGGCGATCACCGCGGCTACACCGACTATCCGACACTGCCCGCCTGACCATCCCCGTCCCACACCGGCAGGGCCCGCGCCCCGGAAGGAACGGCTGCCGACCCGGTCGGCAGCCCGCTGGACAGCTTGCTTCTCGACATCACCGGGTGGGCGGCTGCTGACCAGATACACACCGGCGACTCCCTCCACACCGAGCCGGGGCAGCTCGACGTCGGCGACCGTGCGCTGTACATCCTCACCTTCCCCGCGTCCACACCTACGGCCGGGACGCAGCCTGCGGTTTCTATCCCAGCGCCATTCTTCGAAGGAGCAGTAAATGGCGGATATCCAGATCGAGTTGAACCTACCGGCGGAGATGCGGGATGGCACTCTGCTGCGCGCGGACGTCTACCGGCCCGGCGGTACGGGGCCGTGGCCGGTGCTGCTGAGCCGGCTGCCGTACGGCAAGCAGACGCCGATGATGGCCGCCATGATCGATCCATTGGCGGCTGCTCGGCGCGGCTTCATGGTGGTCGTCCAGGACACACGTGGCCGGTTCGCTTCCGAGGGTGAGTGGGAGCCGTGGACGTACGAGGAGAGCGACGGGTACGACACCGTACGGTGGGCTGCCGCCCTTCCCGGCGCGAACGGCTCTGTCGGCATGGTCGGTGGCAGCTACTTCGGCAACACCCAGTGGATGGCGGCGCTGTCGAAGCCGCCGGAGCTGAAGGCCATCGCGCCGATGATCACCTGGTCCGATCCGGAGGACGGTCTGTGGACGCGCGGCGGCGCGATCGAACTCGGCATCACCGCGCCCTGGACCCTGCTGCAGGGCGCCGACACGCTGATGCGCCGTCACCGCACCGACCTCGACGGACTCGTGAGCGGCGTCACCGGACTCGTACGGGATCTGGACGGTCTGGCGCGCGGCGGTTACGGGGAGCTGCCCGCCGGACGGTTTCCCGCGTTCGCCCGGCACGATCTGCCCGAGCTGGGCTACGAGCGTTCCCGGCGGGAGCCCGAGTGGGCGCGGTCCTGTACTGTCGCGGGCCGCCACGACGAGGTCGACCTGCCCACCTTCCAACTCGGCGGCTGGTACGACATCTTCACCCAGGGCACGCTCGACAACTTCACCGCCATGCGCCGCGCCGGCCGGTCCGCCACGTTGATCATGGGCCCGTGGACGCACACCAACTGGCAGCACGTGGTCGGTGACGTCAACTTCGGATTCGCTGCGCACTCCGAGTTCATGGGCCTGCGGGGACGCGTGCACGACCTGCAGTTCGACTGGTTCCAGCGCCTCCTCGGCGACGGCGACGGCGGCGGCGAGGCTCCGGAGCCGGACACGGGCAAGGTGCTGCTGTTCGTCATGGGTGTCAACCAGTGGCGCGAGGAGACGGAATGGCCCCTGTCGCGGGCCGTGGACACCGACTTCCACCTGCGCGCCGACGGACGACTGACCCCCGAGCCGCCGCCCGTCGCCGAGCAGGCCGATCAGTACACCTACGACCCGATGGAGCCGGTGCCCACCACCGGCGGCGCGCTCCTGATGACCGACGAGTTCCGTCCCGGACCGCTGGACCAGGCTGCCGTGGAAGCGCGCGAGGACGTCCTGGTCTTCACGACCGAGCCGCTCACCGAGGACACCGAGGTGACCGGCCGCATCCGGGCGGTGCTGTTCGCCGCCACGGACGGCCCCTCAACCGACTGGGTGGCCCGCCTGTGCGACGTCGACGAGAACGGCGTCTCCCGCAACGTGACCGACGGCATCGTGCGCGTGCGCGCGGCGACCCCGGGTGCGGCGGCCGAGCACGTGGTGGACCTGTGGTCGACCAGCATCGTCTTCAGGGCGGGGCACCGCATACGGGTCCAGGTCACCTCCAGCAACTTCCCCCGCTGGGACCGCAACCTCAACACGGGCGAACCCGAGGAGAGCGCGACTACGGCCCGCGTGGCCCGGCAGCAGATCTTCCACGACCCCGCCCGGCCCTCCCGCATCGTCCTCCCCATCGTCGCGGCCGGATAAGAAGCGCGGGGCGCTGACCCGCGATCCGCCTCGTCTGTCTGCCTTCGAGCGCGTCCCCGGAAGCGAGGACGCGCCCGAGGGCACCGTCGCCTTCGCGGACCTGCCGGTCCCGGTATTCGGGAGCTGGGCAGGTTAAACAGAGCGGTGAGAGCCCGTCCGACCAGGAAGAGGCCGACGCCGAGAGACGACCTGCTCCCAG
This genomic interval from Streptomyces sp. B21-083 contains the following:
- a CDS encoding alkene reductase produces the protein MTTAFDPIDLSGKALANRIAMAPMTRNRAHATAATATELMATYYAQRASAGLIITEGIQPSAAGQAYPSTPGLHSAQQVDAWRKVTDAVHAEGGTIFAQLMHGGRLGHPSLLPDGLVPVGASSVTAAGKVFTPQGLQDFVTPKELDQDDITRTIADYADAARNAIAAGFDGVELHGANGYLIHQFLAPNTNVRTDYWGGGAAGRVRFGVEVATAVAEAIGGHRTGFRISPGNPSNDIAETDPADVLETYTALIAGLAPLDLAYLHLLEGPDRDLTARLRKDWPTTFILNPFTYPEPTGPGALAQIEDGAADMIAFGALFLANPDLPARIAAGGPYNTPDTATFYGGDHRGYTDYPTLPA
- a CDS encoding CocE/NonD family hydrolase, with protein sequence MADIQIELNLPAEMRDGTLLRADVYRPGGTGPWPVLLSRLPYGKQTPMMAAMIDPLAAARRGFMVVVQDTRGRFASEGEWEPWTYEESDGYDTVRWAAALPGANGSVGMVGGSYFGNTQWMAALSKPPELKAIAPMITWSDPEDGLWTRGGAIELGITAPWTLLQGADTLMRRHRTDLDGLVSGVTGLVRDLDGLARGGYGELPAGRFPAFARHDLPELGYERSRREPEWARSCTVAGRHDEVDLPTFQLGGWYDIFTQGTLDNFTAMRRAGRSATLIMGPWTHTNWQHVVGDVNFGFAAHSEFMGLRGRVHDLQFDWFQRLLGDGDGGGEAPEPDTGKVLLFVMGVNQWREETEWPLSRAVDTDFHLRADGRLTPEPPPVAEQADQYTYDPMEPVPTTGGALLMTDEFRPGPLDQAAVEAREDVLVFTTEPLTEDTEVTGRIRAVLFAATDGPSTDWVARLCDVDENGVSRNVTDGIVRVRAATPGAAAEHVVDLWSTSIVFRAGHRIRVQVTSSNFPRWDRNLNTGEPEESATTARVARQQIFHDPARPSRIVLPIVAAG